The Apodemus sylvaticus chromosome 17, mApoSyl1.1, whole genome shotgun sequence genome contains a region encoding:
- the LOC127668176 gene encoding apolipoprotein L3-like isoform X9 — MAGAGYSQESKKVVRRSVEELTDFLTESLIKTDLRSLITEDGTWNGFVEGAGLSSEEAAALRDALEKHLAQEPTDENNRIQREQQKRRFLHEFPQLKKKLEDHIRKLQDLADHLDQVHKGCTITNVVSSSVSATSGVLGLTGLVLAPFTLGASLALSVTSMSLGAVASVTNLISSFVEESNSLSDKSEASRLVGASVNVLKEILKIVPKITVKLCNKGVEVVDAFRTLKDEIQTIRTARFISSGKMSVQGLLLMTREASIRTGGFTSLFLAWDVYHLVNESKDLYNGAKTESAGALRHLAHKLREKLRVFEKIYKDLKGDPPQ; from the exons ATGGCTGGAGCTGGGTACTCTCAAGAGAGCAAGAAAG TGGTACGTCGCAGTGTGGAAGAACTCACTGATTTTCTCACGGAATCACTCATCAAAACAGATCTGAGGAGCCTGATAACTGAAGATGGAACCTGGAATGGATTTGTGGAAGGAGCAGGGTTGTCAAG TGAGGAGGCAGCTGCACTGCGTGATGCTCTGGAGAAGCATTTAGCACAGGAGCCCACAGATGAAAATAACAGAATTCAAAGGGAGCAGCAGAAACGTCGGTTTTTGcatgagtttcctcagttgaaaaagAAACTTGAGGACCACATCAGGAAGCTCCAAGACCTGGCTGACCATCTTGACCAGGTGCACAAGGGCTGCACTATCACCAATGTGGTGTCCAGCTCTGTTAGTGCTACCTCTGGAGTCCTGGGCCTCACTGGTTTGGTTCTAGCACCCTTTACATTAGGGGCCAGTCTGGCACTCTCAGTAACCTCCATGAGTCTGGGAGCAGTAGCATCTGTGACTAATCTTATTAGCAGCTTTGTGGAAGAATCAAACAGTCTGTCAGATAAATCTGAAGCCAGTCGCCTGGTTGGAGCCAGTGTGAATGTACTTAAGGAGATTCTAAAGATTGTGCCTAAGATCACAGTCAAGCTCTGTAATAAAGGAGTGGAAGTAGTTGATGCCTTCAGAACCCTCAAGGATGAGATCCAAACTATCAGAACTGCCAGATTCATCTCATCTGGAAAAATGTCTGTGCAGGGTCTTCTCCTAATGACCAGGGAAGCCAGTATTAGAACAGGAGGATTTACAAGTTTATTCCTTGCTTGGGATGTGTATCACCTTGTGAATGAATCAAAGGATCTGTATAATGGGGCAAAAACAGAGTCAGCTGGGGCACTGCGGCACCTGGCTCACAAGCTGAGGGAGAAGCTGCGGGTATTTGAGAAGATCTACAAGGATCTGAAGGGAGACCCGCCTCAGTGA
- the LOC127668176 gene encoding apolipoprotein L3-like isoform X3, producing MDLAQILKAFTRIVDPRIIEELTDFLIEAVLKTDLRRLITEDGAWERFVEAAELSSLEAEALRDALEERLAREPMDENDRPQREQQKERFLREFPQLKRKLEDHIRKLRDLADHLDKVHKDCTISNVVSSSVGATSGVLGLTGLILAPFTLGASLALSAASLGLGAAASVTSLTTSIVEESNRLSDESEARRLVGASTNLIEEILKIMPKMSIKLYNTGKEVVHAFRTLKDQIRAIRTARSISRPGAAARNITSTGRSVQGLLPMTRAARIRAGVFTSLSLGWDVYNLVNESQDLYDGAKTESAGALRDLAHNLEEKLQVFEKIYKDLKGDPPLCDLLKQLRVHKRCNVQ from the exons ATGGATTTGGCTCAGATCTTGAAAGCGTTTACGAGGATAG TGGACCCTCGCATTATTGAAGAACTCACTGATTTTCTCATCGAAGCAGTCCTCAAAACAGATCTGAGGAGACTGATAACTGAAGATGGAGCCTGGGAAAGATTTGTGGAAGCAGCAGAGTTGTCAAG cctggaggcagaggcactgCGTGATGCTCTGGAAGAGCGTTTAGCACGGGAGCCCATGGATGAAAATGACAGACCTCAAAGGGAGCAGCAGAAAGAGCGGTTTTTGcgagagtttcctcagttgaaaaggAAACTTGAGGATCATATCAGGAAGCTCCGAGACCTGGCTGACCATCTTGACAAAGTGCACAAGGACTGCACCATCTCCAATGTGGTGTCCAGCTCTGTTGGTGCTACCTCTGGAGTTCTGGGCCTCACTGGTTTGATTCTGGCACCCTTTACATTAGGGGCCAGTCTGGCCCTCTCAGCAGCCTCCTTGGGTCTGGGAGCAGCAGCATCTGTGACTAGTCTTACGACCAGCATTGTGGAAGAATCAAACAGACTGTCAGATGAATCTGAAGCTAGGCGCCTGGTTGGAGCCAGCACGAACTTAATTGAGGAGATTCTAAAGATCATGCCTAAGATGTCAATCAAGCTCTATAATACAGGAAAGGAAGTAGTTCATGCCTTCAGAACCCTCAAGGATCAGATCCGAGCCATCAGGACAGCCAGATCCATCTCTCGACCAGGAGCAGCGGCAAGGAACATCACATCCACTGGAAGGTCTGTGCAGGGTCTTCTCCCAATGACCAGAGCAGCCAGGATTAGAGCAGGAGTATTTACAAGTTTATCCCTTGGTTGGGATGTGTATAACCTTGTGAATGAATCACAGGATCTTTATGATGGGGCCAAAACAGAGTCAGCTGGAGCACTGCGGGACCTGGCTCAcaatctggaagagaagctgcAGGTATTTGAGAAGATCTACAAGGATCTGAAGGGAGACCCACCTCTGTGCGACCTCCTTAAGCAGCTCAGAGTTCACAAGAGATGTAATGTACAGTGA
- the LOC127668179 gene encoding syncytin-2-like: MIAARRERAVQIVPLLVATGIAIGVGTGVAEITASLAQYNTFTSQFKSDRQGMTETVLTIQKQIDSLAAVVLQNRRGLDVLTAKEGGLCLFLQEECCFYVNQSGIVRNKIQELQTDIKNFRDRETSSSDIFENPIWKWILPLLLLQNSQPQPMEEPPSPDVADANMHQVDPDDESQLHPKIDNTPRQQEVV, from the exons atgatagctgctcgacgcgagagagcagttcagatcgtgcctcttttggtagctacaggaatagccataggtgttggtacaGGTGTGGCAGAGATAACtgcttctctggcccaatacaatacatttacttctcagtttaaaagtgaccgtcagggaatgactgaaactgtgcttactatccagaagcagatagattctttggcagccgtggtgcttcagaaccgacggggcctagatgttttaacagctaaggaaggtggtctttgcctgttcctccaagaagaatgctgtttctatgtcaaccaatccgggatagtgagaaacaaaatccaggaacttcagacagacataaagaacttcagagatcgtgagacctccagctctgacattttcgaaaaccctatatggaaatggatactccctCTT cttctgttacagaattccCAGCCGCAGCCCATGGAAGAGCCCCCGTCCCCAGATGTAGCTGATGCCAACATGCACCAGGTGGACCCCGatgatgaaagtcagctacaccccaaaattgacaacacccctagacagcaggaagtagtttaa
- the LOC127668176 gene encoding apolipoprotein L3-like isoform X13: MDENDRPQREQQKERFLREFPQLKRKLEDHIRKLRDLADHLDKVHKDCTISNVVSSSVGATSGVLGLTGLILAPFTLGASLALSAASLGLGAAASVTSLTTSIVEESNRLSDESEARRLVGASTNLIEEILKIMPKMSIKLYNTGKEVVHAFRTLKDQIRAIRTARSISRPGAAARNITSTGRSVQGLLPMTRAARIRAGVFTSLSLGWDVYNLVNESQDLYDGAKTESAGALRDLAHNLEEKLQVFEKIYKDLKGDPPLCDLLKQLRVHKRCNVQ; this comes from the coding sequence ATGGATGAAAATGACAGACCTCAAAGGGAGCAGCAGAAAGAGCGGTTTTTGcgagagtttcctcagttgaaaaggAAACTTGAGGATCATATCAGGAAGCTCCGAGACCTGGCTGACCATCTTGACAAAGTGCACAAGGACTGCACCATCTCCAATGTGGTGTCCAGCTCTGTTGGTGCTACCTCTGGAGTTCTGGGCCTCACTGGTTTGATTCTGGCACCCTTTACATTAGGGGCCAGTCTGGCCCTCTCAGCAGCCTCCTTGGGTCTGGGAGCAGCAGCATCTGTGACTAGTCTTACGACCAGCATTGTGGAAGAATCAAACAGACTGTCAGATGAATCTGAAGCTAGGCGCCTGGTTGGAGCCAGCACGAACTTAATTGAGGAGATTCTAAAGATCATGCCTAAGATGTCAATCAAGCTCTATAATACAGGAAAGGAAGTAGTTCATGCCTTCAGAACCCTCAAGGATCAGATCCGAGCCATCAGGACAGCCAGATCCATCTCTCGACCAGGAGCAGCGGCAAGGAACATCACATCCACTGGAAGGTCTGTGCAGGGTCTTCTCCCAATGACCAGAGCAGCCAGGATTAGAGCAGGAGTATTTACAAGTTTATCCCTTGGTTGGGATGTGTATAACCTTGTGAATGAATCACAGGATCTTTATGATGGGGCCAAAACAGAGTCAGCTGGAGCACTGCGGGACCTGGCTCAcaatctggaagagaagctgcAGGTATTTGAGAAGATCTACAAGGATCTGAAGGGAGACCCACCTCTGTGCGACCTCCTTAAGCAGCTCAGAGTTCACAAGAGATGTAATGTACAGTGA
- the LOC127668176 gene encoding apolipoprotein L3-like isoform X11 has translation MAGAGYSQESKEVVRRSVEELTDFLTESLIKTDLRSLITEDGTWNGFVEGAGLSSEEAAALRDALEKHLAQEPTDENNRIQREQQKRRFLHEFPQLKKKLEDHIRKLQDLADHLDQVHKGCTITNVVSSSVSATSGVLGLTGLVLAPFTLGASLALSVTSMSLGAVASVTNLISSFVEESNSLSDKSEASRLVGASVNVLKEILKIVPKITVKLCNKGVEVVDAFRTLKDEIQTIRTARFISSGKMSVQGLLLMTREASIRTGGFTSLFLAWDVYHLVNESKDLYNGAKTESAGALRHLAHKLREKLRVFEKIYKDLKGDPPQ, from the exons TGGTACGTCGCAGTGTGGAAGAACTCACTGATTTTCTCACGGAATCACTCATCAAAACAGATCTGAGGAGCCTGATAACTGAAGATGGAACCTGGAATGGATTTGTGGAAGGAGCAGGGTTGTCAAG TGAGGAGGCAGCTGCACTGCGTGATGCTCTGGAGAAGCATTTAGCACAGGAGCCCACAGATGAAAATAACAGAATTCAAAGGGAGCAGCAGAAACGTCGGTTTTTGcatgagtttcctcagttgaaaaagAAACTTGAGGACCACATCAGGAAGCTCCAAGACCTGGCTGACCATCTTGACCAGGTGCACAAGGGCTGCACTATCACCAATGTGGTGTCCAGCTCTGTTAGTGCTACCTCTGGAGTCCTGGGCCTCACTGGTTTGGTTCTAGCACCCTTTACATTAGGGGCCAGTCTGGCACTCTCAGTAACCTCCATGAGTCTGGGAGCAGTAGCATCTGTGACTAATCTTATTAGCAGCTTTGTGGAAGAATCAAACAGTCTGTCAGATAAATCTGAAGCCAGTCGCCTGGTTGGAGCCAGTGTGAATGTACTTAAGGAGATTCTAAAGATTGTGCCTAAGATCACAGTCAAGCTCTGTAATAAAGGAGTGGAAGTAGTTGATGCCTTCAGAACCCTCAAGGATGAGATCCAAACTATCAGAACTGCCAGATTCATCTCATCTGGAAAAATGTCTGTGCAGGGTCTTCTCCTAATGACCAGGGAAGCCAGTATTAGAACAGGAGGATTTACAAGTTTATTCCTTGCTTGGGATGTGTATCACCTTGTGAATGAATCAAAGGATCTGTATAATGGGGCAAAAACAGAGTCAGCTGGGGCACTGCGGCACCTGGCTCACAAGCTGAGGGAGAAGCTGCGGGTATTTGAGAAGATCTACAAGGATCTGAAGGGAGACCCGCCTCAGTGA
- the LOC127668176 gene encoding apolipoprotein L3-like isoform X2, with translation MDLAQILKAFTRIVVDPRIIEELTDFLIEAVLKTDLRRLITEDGAWERFVEAAELSSLEAEALRDALEERLAREPMDENDRPQREQQKERFLREFPQLKRKLEDHIRKLRDLADHLDKVHKDCTISNVVSSSVGATSGVLGLTGLILAPFTLGASLALSAASLGLGAAASVTSLTTSIVEESNRLSDESEARRLVGASTNLIEEILKIMPKMSIKLYNTGKEVVHAFRTLKDQIRAIRTARSISRPGAAARNITSTGRSVQGLLPMTRAARIRAGVFTSLSLGWDVYNLVNESQDLYDGAKTESAGALRDLAHNLEEKLQVFEKIYKDLKGDPPLCDLLKQLRVHKRCNVQ, from the exons ATGGATTTGGCTCAGATCTTGAAAGCGTTTACGAGGATAG taGTGGACCCTCGCATTATTGAAGAACTCACTGATTTTCTCATCGAAGCAGTCCTCAAAACAGATCTGAGGAGACTGATAACTGAAGATGGAGCCTGGGAAAGATTTGTGGAAGCAGCAGAGTTGTCAAG cctggaggcagaggcactgCGTGATGCTCTGGAAGAGCGTTTAGCACGGGAGCCCATGGATGAAAATGACAGACCTCAAAGGGAGCAGCAGAAAGAGCGGTTTTTGcgagagtttcctcagttgaaaaggAAACTTGAGGATCATATCAGGAAGCTCCGAGACCTGGCTGACCATCTTGACAAAGTGCACAAGGACTGCACCATCTCCAATGTGGTGTCCAGCTCTGTTGGTGCTACCTCTGGAGTTCTGGGCCTCACTGGTTTGATTCTGGCACCCTTTACATTAGGGGCCAGTCTGGCCCTCTCAGCAGCCTCCTTGGGTCTGGGAGCAGCAGCATCTGTGACTAGTCTTACGACCAGCATTGTGGAAGAATCAAACAGACTGTCAGATGAATCTGAAGCTAGGCGCCTGGTTGGAGCCAGCACGAACTTAATTGAGGAGATTCTAAAGATCATGCCTAAGATGTCAATCAAGCTCTATAATACAGGAAAGGAAGTAGTTCATGCCTTCAGAACCCTCAAGGATCAGATCCGAGCCATCAGGACAGCCAGATCCATCTCTCGACCAGGAGCAGCGGCAAGGAACATCACATCCACTGGAAGGTCTGTGCAGGGTCTTCTCCCAATGACCAGAGCAGCCAGGATTAGAGCAGGAGTATTTACAAGTTTATCCCTTGGTTGGGATGTGTATAACCTTGTGAATGAATCACAGGATCTTTATGATGGGGCCAAAACAGAGTCAGCTGGAGCACTGCGGGACCTGGCTCAcaatctggaagagaagctgcAGGTATTTGAGAAGATCTACAAGGATCTGAAGGGAGACCCACCTCTGTGCGACCTCCTTAAGCAGCTCAGAGTTCACAAGAGATGTAATGTACAGTGA
- the LOC127668176 gene encoding apolipoprotein L3-like isoform X5, which produces MLDPEGIRRSVHTWRGARKKTCQNQMAGAGYSQESKKVVRRSVEELTDFLTESLIKTDLRSLITEDGTWNGFVEGAGLSSEEAAALRDALEKHLAQEPTDENNRIQREQQKRRFLHEFPQLKKKLEDHIRKLQDLADHLDQVHKGCTITNVVSSSVSATSGVLGLTGLVLAPFTLGASLALSVTSMSLGAVASVTNLISSFVEESNSLSDKSEASRLVGASVNVLKEILKIVPKITVKLCNKGVEVVDAFRTLKDEIQTIRTARFISSGKMSVQGLLLMTREASIRTGGFTSLFLAWDVYHLVNESKDLYNGAKTESAGALRHLAHKLREKLRVFEKIYKDLKGDPPQ; this is translated from the exons ATGCTGGATCCTGAAGGAATAAGGAGAAG cGTGCACACCTGGAGAGGAGcaagaaaaaaaacctgtcaaAATCAGATGGCTGGAGCTGGGTACTCTCAAGAGAGCAAGAAAG TGGTACGTCGCAGTGTGGAAGAACTCACTGATTTTCTCACGGAATCACTCATCAAAACAGATCTGAGGAGCCTGATAACTGAAGATGGAACCTGGAATGGATTTGTGGAAGGAGCAGGGTTGTCAAG TGAGGAGGCAGCTGCACTGCGTGATGCTCTGGAGAAGCATTTAGCACAGGAGCCCACAGATGAAAATAACAGAATTCAAAGGGAGCAGCAGAAACGTCGGTTTTTGcatgagtttcctcagttgaaaaagAAACTTGAGGACCACATCAGGAAGCTCCAAGACCTGGCTGACCATCTTGACCAGGTGCACAAGGGCTGCACTATCACCAATGTGGTGTCCAGCTCTGTTAGTGCTACCTCTGGAGTCCTGGGCCTCACTGGTTTGGTTCTAGCACCCTTTACATTAGGGGCCAGTCTGGCACTCTCAGTAACCTCCATGAGTCTGGGAGCAGTAGCATCTGTGACTAATCTTATTAGCAGCTTTGTGGAAGAATCAAACAGTCTGTCAGATAAATCTGAAGCCAGTCGCCTGGTTGGAGCCAGTGTGAATGTACTTAAGGAGATTCTAAAGATTGTGCCTAAGATCACAGTCAAGCTCTGTAATAAAGGAGTGGAAGTAGTTGATGCCTTCAGAACCCTCAAGGATGAGATCCAAACTATCAGAACTGCCAGATTCATCTCATCTGGAAAAATGTCTGTGCAGGGTCTTCTCCTAATGACCAGGGAAGCCAGTATTAGAACAGGAGGATTTACAAGTTTATTCCTTGCTTGGGATGTGTATCACCTTGTGAATGAATCAAAGGATCTGTATAATGGGGCAAAAACAGAGTCAGCTGGGGCACTGCGGCACCTGGCTCACAAGCTGAGGGAGAAGCTGCGGGTATTTGAGAAGATCTACAAGGATCTGAAGGGAGACCCGCCTCAGTGA
- the LOC127668176 gene encoding apolipoprotein L3-like isoform X10 has product MAGAGYSQEIKKVVRRSVEELTDFLTESLIKTDLRSLITEDGTWNGFVEGAGLSSEEAAALRDALEKHLAQEPTDENNRIQREQQKRRFLHEFPQLKKKLEDHIRKLQDLADHLDQVHKGCTITNVVSSSVSATSGVLGLTGLVLAPFTLGASLALSVTSMSLGAVASVTNLISSFVEESNSLSDKSEASRLVGASVNVLKEILKIVPKITVKLCNKGVEVVDAFRTLKDEIQTIRTARFISSGKMSVQGLLLMTREASIRTGGFTSLFLAWDVYHLVNESKDLYNGAKTESAGALRHLAHKLREKLRVFEKIYKDLKGDPPQ; this is encoded by the exons TGGTACGTCGCAGTGTGGAAGAACTCACTGATTTTCTCACGGAATCACTCATCAAAACAGATCTGAGGAGCCTGATAACTGAAGATGGAACCTGGAATGGATTTGTGGAAGGAGCAGGGTTGTCAAG TGAGGAGGCAGCTGCACTGCGTGATGCTCTGGAGAAGCATTTAGCACAGGAGCCCACAGATGAAAATAACAGAATTCAAAGGGAGCAGCAGAAACGTCGGTTTTTGcatgagtttcctcagttgaaaaagAAACTTGAGGACCACATCAGGAAGCTCCAAGACCTGGCTGACCATCTTGACCAGGTGCACAAGGGCTGCACTATCACCAATGTGGTGTCCAGCTCTGTTAGTGCTACCTCTGGAGTCCTGGGCCTCACTGGTTTGGTTCTAGCACCCTTTACATTAGGGGCCAGTCTGGCACTCTCAGTAACCTCCATGAGTCTGGGAGCAGTAGCATCTGTGACTAATCTTATTAGCAGCTTTGTGGAAGAATCAAACAGTCTGTCAGATAAATCTGAAGCCAGTCGCCTGGTTGGAGCCAGTGTGAATGTACTTAAGGAGATTCTAAAGATTGTGCCTAAGATCACAGTCAAGCTCTGTAATAAAGGAGTGGAAGTAGTTGATGCCTTCAGAACCCTCAAGGATGAGATCCAAACTATCAGAACTGCCAGATTCATCTCATCTGGAAAAATGTCTGTGCAGGGTCTTCTCCTAATGACCAGGGAAGCCAGTATTAGAACAGGAGGATTTACAAGTTTATTCCTTGCTTGGGATGTGTATCACCTTGTGAATGAATCAAAGGATCTGTATAATGGGGCAAAAACAGAGTCAGCTGGGGCACTGCGGCACCTGGCTCACAAGCTGAGGGAGAAGCTGCGGGTATTTGAGAAGATCTACAAGGATCTGAAGGGAGACCCGCCTCAGTGA
- the LOC127668176 gene encoding apolipoprotein L3-like isoform X6: protein MTRSPMQKNVHTWRGARKKTCQNQMAGAGYSQESKKVVRRSVEELTDFLTESLIKTDLRSLITEDGTWNGFVEGAGLSSEEAAALRDALEKHLAQEPTDENNRIQREQQKRRFLHEFPQLKKKLEDHIRKLQDLADHLDQVHKGCTITNVVSSSVSATSGVLGLTGLVLAPFTLGASLALSVTSMSLGAVASVTNLISSFVEESNSLSDKSEASRLVGASVNVLKEILKIVPKITVKLCNKGVEVVDAFRTLKDEIQTIRTARFISSGKMSVQGLLLMTREASIRTGGFTSLFLAWDVYHLVNESKDLYNGAKTESAGALRHLAHKLREKLRVFEKIYKDLKGDPPQ, encoded by the exons cGTGCACACCTGGAGAGGAGcaagaaaaaaaacctgtcaaAATCAGATGGCTGGAGCTGGGTACTCTCAAGAGAGCAAGAAAG TGGTACGTCGCAGTGTGGAAGAACTCACTGATTTTCTCACGGAATCACTCATCAAAACAGATCTGAGGAGCCTGATAACTGAAGATGGAACCTGGAATGGATTTGTGGAAGGAGCAGGGTTGTCAAG TGAGGAGGCAGCTGCACTGCGTGATGCTCTGGAGAAGCATTTAGCACAGGAGCCCACAGATGAAAATAACAGAATTCAAAGGGAGCAGCAGAAACGTCGGTTTTTGcatgagtttcctcagttgaaaaagAAACTTGAGGACCACATCAGGAAGCTCCAAGACCTGGCTGACCATCTTGACCAGGTGCACAAGGGCTGCACTATCACCAATGTGGTGTCCAGCTCTGTTAGTGCTACCTCTGGAGTCCTGGGCCTCACTGGTTTGGTTCTAGCACCCTTTACATTAGGGGCCAGTCTGGCACTCTCAGTAACCTCCATGAGTCTGGGAGCAGTAGCATCTGTGACTAATCTTATTAGCAGCTTTGTGGAAGAATCAAACAGTCTGTCAGATAAATCTGAAGCCAGTCGCCTGGTTGGAGCCAGTGTGAATGTACTTAAGGAGATTCTAAAGATTGTGCCTAAGATCACAGTCAAGCTCTGTAATAAAGGAGTGGAAGTAGTTGATGCCTTCAGAACCCTCAAGGATGAGATCCAAACTATCAGAACTGCCAGATTCATCTCATCTGGAAAAATGTCTGTGCAGGGTCTTCTCCTAATGACCAGGGAAGCCAGTATTAGAACAGGAGGATTTACAAGTTTATTCCTTGCTTGGGATGTGTATCACCTTGTGAATGAATCAAAGGATCTGTATAATGGGGCAAAAACAGAGTCAGCTGGGGCACTGCGGCACCTGGCTCACAAGCTGAGGGAGAAGCTGCGGGTATTTGAGAAGATCTACAAGGATCTGAAGGGAGACCCGCCTCAGTGA